One Alicyclobacillus acidoterrestris DNA window includes the following coding sequences:
- the ytvI gene encoding sporulation integral membrane protein YtvI, translating to MRSKRRDVEMRRYLWRVLEVCFLLAFIIGFALLLGYLMKYILPFVIGWVVAILLIPITRWLEWMGVTRLVAVIVTLCCTVAAAIAVTLGVSIGVTREAGSFMTNSQSFFTYADAFVQNKLMAGKVFYGQMPPQVANQIQHALVQFGTSIEQSIRSFVRSLIGALTQIPELLFVGVIAVVTAFFIMLRHEKMMVSFLRVVPPGWDNKIRAILDDMSRAFLGTIRVQFILMCMSAVLGVAGMLILHVHYAVLLGILFGLSGLIPILGSAILTVPWAIGALVIGDVPLAIKVLGLQVVISLIRHMVEPKILANSVGLDTLTTLFALYVGLKVIGIIGLFIGPIILIGAKGLLRTHLFVDFLPKFSQAEDDPGGGESG from the coding sequence GTGCGCTCAAAGCGTCGGGACGTGGAAATGCGGCGGTACCTCTGGCGTGTGCTGGAAGTGTGTTTTTTGCTGGCATTCATTATCGGGTTTGCACTGCTGCTTGGCTATCTGATGAAGTATATCCTGCCGTTCGTCATTGGCTGGGTCGTCGCAATTCTGCTTATCCCGATTACACGTTGGCTGGAGTGGATGGGTGTGACGCGACTCGTCGCGGTGATTGTGACGCTATGTTGCACGGTTGCCGCCGCCATTGCTGTCACCTTGGGGGTCTCCATCGGTGTGACGCGCGAGGCGGGCTCATTCATGACGAACAGCCAATCGTTCTTTACATATGCCGACGCGTTTGTTCAGAACAAGCTGATGGCGGGAAAAGTGTTCTATGGGCAGATGCCGCCGCAGGTGGCCAATCAGATTCAACATGCTTTAGTGCAATTCGGTACAAGTATCGAGCAATCCATACGGAGTTTTGTCAGGTCTCTTATTGGTGCACTGACGCAGATACCTGAACTGCTGTTTGTCGGTGTCATCGCCGTGGTGACTGCGTTTTTTATCATGTTGCGCCACGAAAAGATGATGGTGTCATTCCTGCGCGTGGTTCCTCCTGGATGGGACAACAAAATCCGCGCCATTCTCGACGATATGTCGCGCGCGTTTTTAGGGACCATTCGAGTTCAATTCATCCTCATGTGCATGTCGGCTGTGCTGGGCGTTGCGGGGATGCTCATTCTGCACGTTCACTACGCGGTTTTACTCGGGATATTATTTGGCCTGTCTGGTTTGATTCCGATTTTAGGATCCGCCATCTTAACTGTCCCATGGGCGATTGGCGCGTTGGTTATCGGTGATGTACCGCTGGCAATCAAGGTGCTTGGGTTGCAGGTTGTCATTTCGCTGATTCGGCACATGGTCGAGCCGAAAATCCTCGCGAATTCGGTGGGCTTGGACACATTGACCACATTGTTTGCGCTCTATGTCGGATTAAAAGTGATTGGGATTATTGGTCTGTTCATTGGGCCGATTATCCTGATTGGGGCCAAAGGATTGTTGCGCACGCATTTATTTGTCGATTTCCTGCCTAAATTTAGTCAAGCCGAGGATGATCCGGGCGGAGGCGAAAGTGGTTGA
- a CDS encoding DUF2140 family protein gives MWWKRGFIILLSLNILVFVGGLIVLDSFPSATSSSVKKFQSTPDDGKTAAVQVVIGQDAINSYIAYALTQEADVQKIMSYAQIQFASTWNCDIGVKLLDKVVPFHLVLVPDVENGNLNLQVKSASMGQVPVPDSLLFLLLKHLQWPNWINLDANHHILQLNFTQRPQEPFGVRILGYSSTTQQLSLQVTMSPSAIAQSANHA, from the coding sequence ATGTGGTGGAAGCGCGGCTTTATCATTCTTTTGTCTTTGAACATCCTCGTCTTCGTCGGAGGCCTGATTGTCCTGGACTCGTTTCCGTCGGCGACGTCGTCCTCGGTGAAGAAGTTTCAATCGACGCCGGATGATGGAAAGACGGCTGCAGTTCAGGTTGTCATCGGCCAGGATGCAATCAACAGTTATATTGCCTATGCACTGACCCAGGAAGCGGATGTCCAGAAGATCATGAGTTATGCACAGATTCAATTTGCATCGACCTGGAACTGCGACATTGGGGTCAAATTGCTGGATAAAGTAGTGCCGTTTCATTTGGTTCTCGTTCCGGATGTCGAGAATGGAAACTTGAACTTGCAAGTCAAAAGTGCATCCATGGGGCAAGTTCCGGTGCCAGATAGCCTCCTCTTCCTCTTGCTAAAACACCTGCAGTGGCCGAACTGGATTAATCTGGACGCGAATCATCACATACTGCAACTGAATTTCACACAACGCCCCCAGGAGCCATTTGGCGTTCGCATTCTCGGATACTCGTCCACCACGCAGCAGTTGAGTCTGCAAGTGACCATGTCGCCGTCGGCGATTGCCCAAAGTGCGAATCACGCATAA
- a CDS encoding DUF5325 family protein yields the protein MTTSLKIMFFFISLFTMACFALGSVMMAQGRGWLATLFFVLAVLITGLGFVTKRRLVRPQSQ from the coding sequence TTGACCACCTCATTGAAGATAATGTTTTTCTTTATCTCCCTATTCACGATGGCCTGTTTTGCCCTTGGCTCTGTGATGATGGCACAGGGGCGGGGCTGGTTGGCGACGTTGTTTTTCGTTCTCGCCGTTCTCATTACAGGGTTGGGGTTTGTTACAAAGCGCCGGTTGGTTCGACCACAATCACAATAG
- a CDS encoding DEAD/DEAH box helicase, producing MNLEQLLNEWQRDPSFMSQVAAWRVSEATAGRFRPIPATAHTEVLEALQSRGIRQLFSHQEEAWNAIQAGKDTMVVTPTASGKTLCYNLPVLNAICEDPSVRALYIFPTKALAQDQVAELSELIEHVKTQIHSFTYDGDTPVHARQRIREAGHIVVTNPDMLHAAILPHHTKWLRLFENLKYIVIDETHMYRGVFGSHFANVLRRLDRICAFYGAKPQYIMSSATIQNPGELGHLLTGRDVYVVDKSGAPQGERHTVLYNPPIVHPKLGLRQSSLQVARKMAGRLLNEGISTIAFVKTRTQVEVLSSYLKADAKERLRAEIVGYRGGYLPSERRSIERGLRSGELKGVVSTNALELGVDIGSLDASLTVGYPGSVASVLQQSGRAGRRRGVSLAMFIANASALDQYLVHHPEALLETSPESARIYPDNLLILMDHLKCAAYELPFAADESFSVETTSELLEYLADARILHVGRDRKYHWMADALPSAGVSLRSAAQENVVIVDETDGRPRVIGETDRFSALTTLHEEAIYLHQSKSYQVEKLDLENGKAFVRAVEADYYTDAELAVRLQVLDQLASTQEGPASHTFGELAVNATPTLFKKIKFDTHENLGWGRIYLPEAELHTVGYWVSWEPAAFELTQEDWESALKGLGYLLKHASALHCMCATSDLHVTVQVRDPLGQRPTLYVYDAYPGGIGLSERVFRDRDLILSSSFDMIRQCSCEFGCPSCVGPGHVDEHLKERARMLLIASMTDTAHQERA from the coding sequence ATGAATCTGGAGCAATTGCTCAACGAGTGGCAGCGAGACCCATCGTTCATGTCCCAAGTGGCCGCGTGGCGGGTAAGTGAAGCCACTGCAGGACGGTTTCGACCTATCCCGGCGACTGCGCACACTGAAGTTTTAGAGGCTTTGCAGAGCCGCGGCATTCGGCAGTTGTTCAGCCATCAAGAAGAGGCGTGGAATGCCATTCAAGCTGGTAAAGATACGATGGTTGTCACGCCGACGGCGAGCGGCAAGACCTTGTGTTACAACCTGCCTGTACTGAACGCCATTTGCGAAGATCCGTCGGTGCGGGCGCTCTATATTTTCCCGACGAAAGCGTTGGCGCAAGATCAGGTCGCTGAATTAAGCGAACTCATTGAGCACGTAAAGACACAAATTCACTCCTTTACATACGACGGGGATACGCCCGTTCACGCTCGCCAACGCATTCGTGAGGCGGGGCACATTGTCGTCACTAATCCAGATATGCTGCACGCGGCTATCTTGCCGCACCACACGAAATGGCTGCGGTTGTTCGAGAATCTAAAATATATCGTCATTGATGAAACACATATGTACCGTGGCGTGTTTGGCAGTCACTTTGCCAATGTGTTGCGCCGGTTAGACCGGATTTGCGCGTTCTACGGGGCGAAGCCGCAGTACATCATGAGTTCGGCCACCATCCAAAACCCTGGTGAACTGGGCCATCTGCTGACCGGCCGGGATGTTTACGTCGTGGACAAGTCGGGTGCGCCGCAGGGCGAACGGCATACGGTTCTCTACAATCCGCCGATTGTCCATCCGAAGTTGGGACTGCGCCAGTCGAGTCTTCAGGTAGCGCGCAAAATGGCGGGCAGACTGCTAAACGAGGGCATTTCGACGATTGCGTTCGTCAAGACGCGTACGCAGGTTGAGGTTTTATCGTCCTACCTCAAGGCGGATGCGAAGGAGCGGTTGCGCGCTGAGATAGTCGGGTATCGCGGGGGGTATCTCCCGAGTGAACGGCGGTCGATTGAGCGGGGTTTGCGAAGTGGGGAACTGAAAGGCGTGGTGAGCACCAACGCCCTGGAGTTAGGCGTGGATATCGGTTCTCTCGATGCGTCGTTGACCGTCGGTTACCCGGGCTCGGTGGCCTCGGTTTTACAACAGAGTGGCCGCGCAGGACGCCGCAGGGGCGTGTCATTGGCCATGTTTATCGCCAATGCGTCCGCGCTAGATCAATATCTCGTCCATCATCCAGAGGCACTGCTTGAAACGTCGCCGGAGTCGGCCCGAATCTATCCTGACAACTTGTTAATCTTGATGGATCATCTCAAATGTGCTGCGTATGAACTGCCATTCGCGGCAGATGAGTCGTTTTCTGTCGAAACGACGTCGGAGTTGTTGGAGTACCTCGCAGATGCTCGAATCCTGCATGTCGGGCGCGACCGGAAGTATCACTGGATGGCTGATGCGCTGCCTAGTGCCGGGGTATCGCTGCGCAGCGCCGCGCAGGAGAACGTCGTGATTGTCGACGAGACGGACGGGCGACCGCGTGTCATTGGCGAGACAGATCGCTTTAGCGCGTTGACCACCCTGCACGAGGAAGCCATTTATTTGCACCAGTCAAAATCGTATCAAGTGGAAAAGCTCGACTTGGAGAATGGCAAGGCGTTTGTTCGCGCGGTGGAAGCGGACTATTACACGGACGCAGAACTGGCCGTTCGGCTGCAGGTACTTGACCAGCTGGCGTCGACACAGGAGGGGCCAGCATCCCATACGTTTGGCGAGTTGGCGGTCAATGCGACCCCGACATTGTTCAAAAAAATCAAGTTCGACACCCACGAAAATTTGGGGTGGGGGCGAATTTATTTGCCAGAGGCGGAATTGCACACAGTGGGTTACTGGGTTTCTTGGGAGCCAGCGGCGTTTGAATTGACCCAGGAGGACTGGGAGAGCGCATTGAAGGGCCTAGGTTATTTGCTCAAACACGCGAGTGCCCTTCATTGCATGTGTGCGACATCCGATTTGCATGTCACGGTTCAGGTTCGTGATCCACTCGGGCAGCGACCAACGCTGTATGTGTACGATGCGTATCCAGGTGGCATTGGATTATCAGAGCGAGTCTTTCGTGATAGAGATCTGATCCTATCTTCTTCGTTCGACATGATTCGACAATGTTCTTGCGAGTTTGGCTGCCCGTCCTGCGTTGGACCAGGTCATGTGGATGAGCACCTCAAGGAACGCGCGCGCATGTTGCTCATTGCTTCAATGACAGATACGGCGCATCAGGAAAGGGCGTGA
- a CDS encoding DUF402 domain-containing protein gives MNIVSIHADGAPHRRWTGVLPTASPGAYVVPPGALVHEASGGTWASDYPVVAFFWPKVYFQVFMLLKENVTDYYCNMITPALIARDVTYIDLDLDVTVMDGQIDVVDEQEFRARQFAYPAAWRSGAQQASQWLVQQAQAKTGIFHPATGERWRTWLSSVLD, from the coding sequence TTGAATATTGTAAGTATTCATGCCGACGGCGCGCCACACCGCCGATGGACAGGTGTATTGCCGACTGCATCTCCTGGAGCCTATGTCGTACCGCCGGGGGCGCTTGTCCACGAAGCGAGTGGGGGGACCTGGGCCAGTGACTACCCGGTCGTCGCTTTTTTCTGGCCAAAGGTTTATTTCCAGGTATTCATGCTCTTGAAGGAAAACGTGACAGACTATTATTGTAATATGATTACGCCTGCGCTAATCGCTCGAGACGTGACTTATATTGATCTCGATCTCGACGTCACCGTGATGGACGGCCAAATCGATGTGGTGGACGAGCAAGAGTTTCGCGCGCGTCAATTTGCCTATCCGGCTGCATGGCGCAGCGGGGCGCAACAGGCGAGTCAGTGGCTTGTTCAACAGGCGCAGGCGAAAACTGGGATATTTCATCCCGCCACCGGTGAAAGGTGGCGGACATGGTTATCATCAGTTTTGGATTAG
- a CDS encoding FadR/GntR family transcriptional regulator: protein MNEFSPIGQKLYMRIAQQIRTMIEDGYWSPGDRLPPLKNLAEQFNCSRATVREALGALRGQGLIEFRHGDGTYVRTASVEMWMQPLDAAVLLGLDHVSDLVELQTAILAAIASSAAKRRATRDYSELSRALFDLESSSRHSEQRIASELRFYAVLAACADNPVLENTFRVLQEALRSSLRLLSPKRDVGLHTCRAVYDAVQMEQADVAREIIYAYGDHLLEQAEKIK from the coding sequence GTGAACGAGTTTTCGCCCATTGGACAGAAACTGTATATGCGCATTGCCCAGCAGATTCGAACGATGATTGAGGACGGCTACTGGAGCCCGGGGGACAGACTGCCGCCATTAAAGAATTTGGCAGAGCAATTCAATTGTAGTCGTGCGACCGTTCGAGAGGCACTGGGCGCACTCCGTGGCCAAGGGTTGATTGAGTTTCGCCATGGCGATGGCACTTACGTGCGCACGGCGAGTGTGGAGATGTGGATGCAACCGCTTGACGCTGCGGTTTTATTGGGGCTTGATCATGTGTCAGACCTCGTGGAGTTACAGACTGCAATTCTTGCGGCTATCGCCTCCTCTGCGGCCAAACGCAGGGCGACACGGGATTACTCTGAGCTGTCTCGGGCATTGTTTGATTTGGAGTCCTCGAGTCGGCACAGTGAACAGCGTATCGCCAGCGAGTTGCGATTTTACGCAGTTCTTGCAGCTTGCGCAGACAATCCGGTTCTCGAGAACACGTTTCGCGTGTTGCAAGAGGCGCTGCGAAGCAGTTTGCGGCTGCTGAGCCCGAAGCGGGACGTCGGACTTCATACCTGCCGCGCGGTCTACGACGCGGTCCAGATGGAACAGGCGGACGTGGCGCGCGAAATTATTTATGCGTATGGTGACCATCTGCTGGAGCAGGCGGAAAAAATCAAATAA
- a CDS encoding ribonuclease H-like domain-containing protein, with product MARSLLEKLRALEQSVQASRPAANAAAEDSQSAPPHDGRTTGDDVLGQFHRAGFERIETPYGDCWRRKTTFDVFTRHGHHVFADALETDYRALEQLAKAPISMDLVRYYDVETNGLGTGAGTFPFLHTVGYFEQDELCFAQYFVDDYGAEAAVLHAIAAEHLPDGAMIVTFNGKSFDWPLFQNRRLLHRMERVERHQLDLLHPSRRLWKSQLHRVRLAEVERGILGVERVDDLPGSQAPDRYFQFLECHDIEVMEPVLSHNLMDVCSLVVLQVKIARLLNGEVDDLPSPTHLALASWYDAWHDVQAAAMSYERAAQALDATWRAHWLYSLFLKRQRDDVAACRVWGKMAEDYPDRIEPLIELAKCFEHRQHDLNRAREVVEEALRRIAKPSGHIRTALQIPHRVIDVPLQESMLPSSPIERALRHRLNRIVRKLGAQG from the coding sequence GTGGCTCGCAGTTTGCTAGAGAAACTACGCGCCCTCGAACAGTCTGTTCAGGCGTCTCGGCCGGCTGCGAATGCTGCCGCCGAGGATAGCCAATCTGCTCCCCCACACGATGGCCGCACAACGGGTGACGACGTCTTAGGGCAGTTCCACCGCGCGGGCTTTGAGCGGATTGAAACGCCATACGGCGATTGTTGGCGCCGCAAGACCACCTTTGACGTGTTCACACGCCACGGGCATCACGTTTTCGCGGATGCGTTAGAGACGGACTATCGCGCCCTCGAACAATTGGCTAAAGCGCCAATTTCGATGGATTTGGTGCGCTACTACGATGTGGAGACGAACGGCCTTGGCACCGGCGCTGGGACATTTCCGTTTTTACATACAGTTGGCTACTTTGAACAGGATGAGTTGTGTTTTGCCCAGTACTTCGTGGACGATTACGGCGCTGAGGCTGCGGTTCTTCATGCCATCGCAGCCGAGCATCTGCCGGACGGCGCAATGATTGTGACCTTTAATGGCAAATCGTTTGACTGGCCTTTATTTCAAAATCGGCGCTTGTTGCACCGGATGGAGCGCGTCGAACGCCATCAACTCGACTTGCTTCACCCGAGTCGGCGGTTGTGGAAGTCACAATTGCATCGCGTCCGGTTGGCTGAGGTAGAACGCGGGATTCTCGGTGTGGAGCGCGTGGACGATTTGCCTGGTAGCCAAGCGCCGGATAGGTACTTTCAGTTTCTTGAGTGCCACGACATCGAAGTGATGGAACCTGTTCTGTCACACAATCTGATGGATGTTTGTTCGTTGGTCGTTCTGCAGGTGAAAATTGCGCGCCTGTTGAATGGTGAGGTCGATGATTTGCCTTCGCCAACCCATTTGGCCCTGGCCTCTTGGTATGATGCGTGGCACGATGTACAGGCAGCGGCGATGTCGTATGAGCGTGCGGCACAGGCGCTTGATGCGACTTGGCGCGCGCATTGGTTATATAGTCTGTTTCTGAAACGGCAACGAGACGACGTTGCAGCCTGTCGGGTGTGGGGGAAAATGGCAGAGGACTATCCAGACCGAATTGAGCCACTGATTGAGCTGGCCAAGTGCTTTGAACACCGTCAACATGACTTGAATCGCGCGCGTGAAGTCGTTGAAGAGGCCCTACGTCGCATTGCCAAGCCGTCGGGGCACATTCGTACGGCGTTGCAAATTCCGCATCGGGTCATCGACGTGCCGTTGCAGGAATCGATGCTGCCGTCGTCACCGATTGAACGGGCCTTGCGCCATCGCCTCAATCGGATTGTCAGGAAACTTGGTGCACAGGGTTAG
- a CDS encoding bifunctional metallophosphatase/5'-nucleotidase, with product MQIHLLHMNDVHSQLESYMRLGHQLRTLRSELEQAGNFVLTFDLGDVLDRVRPETEATMGLINVDMMAALGVDGWVFGNNEGLTIPVEFWPLLTQHAQTTVYGTNFRRPGQVPFDCFSDTHIYEREGIRIGVFGLTPDYTLPYSMLGVSAEDPFVRAKETVEKLRKSGVDVIVCLSHLGRRADHRLAAEVPHIDVILGGHTHEFMKEPDWVNGTAIFQPGKHARMFGHTAITLDDDKHVVSVTAKPIEVLLNTPYDADMKRAYENHLEGVQEVLNRRVVTLSQRLPLVYERESPFANLLADVLYDECEGDLCVMMTGALNSSLLPGEVKLNHLLGACPTPTRPIVVTLTGRELTEALNQGIQSDTYGRHGIGFGFRGGKIGYLVVSGAMVDVAMDRAGQPRIKEVHVGQVPLDCAREYRVITCEYLWLSPVFQPFRQAREITYYPPLVREVLLARIHEEGRMERAATPRYRYFHNG from the coding sequence GTGCAAATCCACCTACTTCATATGAATGATGTACACAGCCAACTGGAGAGTTATATGCGCCTTGGTCACCAGTTGCGCACATTGCGTAGCGAACTGGAACAGGCAGGAAACTTTGTGTTGACGTTTGACCTAGGCGATGTGTTGGACAGAGTTCGCCCCGAAACAGAGGCGACGATGGGCCTCATCAACGTCGATATGATGGCAGCGCTGGGCGTCGACGGATGGGTTTTTGGCAACAATGAGGGATTGACGATTCCCGTTGAGTTTTGGCCATTGCTGACACAGCATGCACAGACGACGGTTTATGGAACCAATTTTCGGCGACCTGGACAGGTGCCTTTTGACTGTTTTTCCGACACGCACATTTACGAGCGGGAAGGTATCCGCATTGGCGTATTTGGACTTACGCCAGACTATACGCTGCCGTACAGTATGCTTGGCGTATCCGCCGAAGATCCGTTTGTAAGGGCGAAGGAGACGGTTGAAAAATTGCGCAAAAGCGGCGTCGACGTCATCGTCTGTCTGTCGCATTTGGGTCGTCGGGCGGATCACCGATTGGCGGCCGAGGTTCCACACATCGATGTCATTCTCGGCGGTCACACGCACGAGTTTATGAAGGAACCGGATTGGGTCAACGGTACGGCGATATTTCAGCCGGGCAAACACGCGCGGATGTTCGGGCATACTGCCATCACGTTAGATGACGACAAGCATGTGGTGTCGGTCACGGCAAAGCCGATTGAAGTATTGTTGAACACGCCATATGACGCGGACATGAAGCGCGCCTATGAGAACCACCTCGAAGGCGTCCAGGAAGTATTGAACCGTCGGGTGGTCACGTTATCACAGCGGCTTCCACTTGTGTACGAACGCGAGTCACCGTTTGCCAATTTGCTGGCGGATGTGTTGTACGACGAGTGTGAAGGCGACCTTTGTGTCATGATGACAGGAGCGCTCAACTCGAGCCTTTTGCCTGGGGAGGTCAAGCTGAATCACTTGTTGGGCGCTTGTCCAACGCCAACTCGGCCGATTGTCGTGACGTTGACTGGGCGTGAGTTGACTGAAGCGCTCAATCAAGGCATTCAGTCCGACACTTATGGCCGGCATGGGATTGGGTTTGGTTTTCGTGGCGGCAAAATCGGCTATTTGGTCGTGTCGGGCGCGATGGTCGATGTCGCCATGGACCGAGCAGGTCAGCCACGTATCAAAGAAGTGCACGTTGGGCAGGTGCCGTTGGATTGTGCGCGTGAGTACAGAGTGATTACGTGTGAATATCTGTGGCTTTCGCCTGTCTTTCAGCCCTTTCGGCAAGCGCGTGAGATTACCTATTACCCGCCATTGGTACGGGAGGTACTGCTGGCACGGATACATGAGGAAGGCCGGATGGAGCGCGCGGCAACGCCGCGGTATCGCTACTTTCACAACGGTTGA
- the nth gene encoding endonuclease III, protein MALLSKRDTAQVMEKLESRYPDAKCALNFSNPFELLIATMLSAQCTDVRVNMVTERLFQKYRGPADFAAATPEQVQEDIREVGLFRSKAQNIVATCRLLLERYDGEVPADREKLVELPGVGRKTANVVLSNAFGIPALAVDTHVLRVSNRIGLANSDSPDETERQICRRVPKSQWSQAHHWLIHHGRQICSARKPKCEACPIQEHCRYFHKTFAKSMKTKESTGG, encoded by the coding sequence ATGGCTTTGCTGTCTAAACGGGATACGGCGCAAGTGATGGAAAAATTGGAAAGTCGATATCCAGATGCCAAGTGTGCGTTGAACTTTTCCAATCCATTTGAGTTGTTGATTGCAACCATGTTGTCAGCACAGTGTACCGATGTGCGCGTCAACATGGTAACGGAGCGATTGTTTCAAAAATACCGTGGGCCAGCTGACTTCGCGGCGGCGACGCCCGAGCAGGTACAAGAGGACATTCGGGAAGTCGGCTTGTTTCGCTCAAAGGCCCAGAATATCGTGGCGACTTGTCGGCTGTTACTCGAACGGTATGATGGAGAAGTCCCTGCAGACAGAGAAAAGCTCGTCGAGTTGCCCGGTGTTGGCCGGAAGACGGCCAACGTCGTACTGTCCAACGCTTTTGGCATACCAGCGCTCGCTGTAGATACACATGTGTTAAGGGTGTCCAACCGCATCGGTTTAGCGAACAGTGATTCCCCTGATGAAACGGAGCGACAGATCTGTCGCCGTGTCCCAAAATCTCAATGGTCACAGGCACATCACTGGTTGATTCACCATGGACGACAGATTTGCTCAGCGAGGAAACCCAAGTGTGAGGCGTGTCCGATTCAAGAACACTGTCGGTATTTTCATAAGACTTTTGCCAAGTCCATGAAGACGAAAGAATCGACTGGCGGCTAA
- a CDS encoding YktB family protein, producing the protein MFTGFQEEDFQVFSVPGLDARMAAIKQHVRPKLEALGQHFTAFLAPRLGEEVYAHVAKHARRTVNPPNDTWVAFSTNARGYKQHPHFQIGLWQTHVFVTFGYIYESPRKGNFGERLARSADQVHAQIADDFIYVTDHTNPASIPASEVAVGDIVRLGERLQTVKKAELLVGKRWERDTIVQMSGEQFMTAAEAVMAQLVPLYRL; encoded by the coding sequence ATGTTTACGGGGTTTCAAGAAGAGGATTTTCAAGTATTTTCTGTGCCAGGGCTCGATGCCCGGATGGCGGCGATTAAGCAACACGTCCGACCAAAGCTCGAAGCGCTCGGTCAACATTTTACAGCATTTTTAGCACCTCGGCTGGGTGAGGAGGTTTACGCTCATGTGGCGAAACACGCCCGGCGGACCGTCAACCCGCCCAACGACACCTGGGTGGCGTTCAGTACAAACGCCCGCGGGTATAAACAACATCCGCATTTTCAAATTGGGTTGTGGCAAACGCATGTGTTTGTCACGTTCGGATATATTTATGAGTCACCGCGGAAAGGGAATTTTGGTGAACGGCTCGCGCGTTCTGCCGACCAAGTACACGCGCAAATAGCAGATGATTTTATCTATGTAACGGACCATACAAATCCAGCGTCGATTCCGGCAAGCGAGGTGGCAGTGGGCGATATTGTCCGCCTTGGCGAGCGTTTGCAAACGGTCAAAAAGGCGGAACTCCTTGTCGGAAAGCGGTGGGAGAGAGATACGATAGTGCAGATGTCGGGAGAACAGTTTATGACGGCGGCGGAAGCTGTCATGGCTCAACTCGTGCCACTGTACCGGTTGTAG